A region of Allocoleopsis franciscana PCC 7113 DNA encodes the following proteins:
- a CDS encoding DUF1830 domain-containing protein: MQTITSSGKSININSSARFLCSYTNITRHIEIIRLKNIPGLHLERVIFPGERLMFEAVPEAQLEIQSNQTLSVVVPCLQLSVTETVTLNQLIKS; the protein is encoded by the coding sequence ATGCAAACAATTACTTCCTCAGGAAAATCTATCAATATTAATTCTTCCGCTCGCTTTCTCTGCTCTTATACCAATATCACCCGTCACATTGAGATTATTCGGCTTAAAAATATTCCTGGTTTGCATTTGGAGCGAGTCATTTTTCCGGGTGAGCGTCTGATGTTTGAAGCCGTGCCAGAAGCTCAACTAGAAATTCAGTCCAATCAGACCCTAAGCGTTGTTGTTCCTTGCCTTCAGTTGAGTGTGACTGAAACGGTAACATTAAATCAGCTCATTAAGTCATAA